The following are from one region of the Bradyrhizobium septentrionale genome:
- a CDS encoding MraY family glycosyltransferase: protein MSAFEILLSLIAAALAAAISAVLIQATRPLLLRVALAKPNARSSHRVPTPQGAGIAVTAATLLAGGIVIALTGSPDLTIPFTVFASCLFIAVVGFVDDIRSLPVVPRLLLQAAAVAAVVFSAPDDLRLVPACPIWLERGLLLIAGLWFVNLVNFMDGLDLMTAAEAVPITVAVALLGSFGHVGAAPALIAAALCGALLGFAPFNRPVAKIFLGDVGSLPIGLLLGWCLLELALHQQFAAALLLPLYYLTDATVTLFRRMARREPFWAAHRSHFYQRATDNGFTVWRVVGEVFALNLVLALLAFASVGLNSLSADIALLLAGGLAVGWQLRRFSRRL, encoded by the coding sequence ATGAGCGCTTTCGAAATCCTCCTGTCGTTGATCGCAGCGGCTCTCGCCGCAGCGATCTCGGCCGTCCTGATCCAGGCGACGCGGCCACTGCTGCTGCGTGTGGCGCTGGCGAAACCGAATGCGCGCTCGTCGCACCGCGTTCCGACCCCGCAGGGCGCCGGCATCGCGGTCACCGCAGCCACGCTGCTCGCGGGCGGCATCGTCATCGCCCTCACCGGATCGCCGGACCTGACTATTCCATTCACGGTGTTCGCGTCCTGCCTATTCATCGCGGTGGTCGGTTTTGTCGACGACATCCGCTCGCTGCCCGTCGTGCCGCGGCTGTTGCTGCAGGCGGCCGCCGTCGCGGCCGTGGTGTTCTCGGCGCCGGATGATCTCAGGCTCGTTCCGGCCTGCCCGATCTGGCTCGAACGCGGCCTGCTGCTGATCGCAGGCCTCTGGTTCGTGAACCTCGTCAATTTCATGGACGGGCTCGACCTGATGACGGCGGCCGAGGCCGTGCCGATCACGGTGGCGGTCGCCCTGCTCGGCAGTTTTGGCCATGTCGGCGCCGCACCCGCGCTGATCGCGGCGGCGCTGTGCGGCGCGCTGCTCGGCTTCGCGCCGTTCAACCGGCCGGTCGCAAAGATATTCCTTGGCGATGTCGGCAGCCTGCCGATCGGCTTGCTGCTCGGCTGGTGCCTGCTCGAGCTTGCCTTGCACCAGCAGTTCGCCGCCGCGCTGCTGCTGCCGCTGTATTATCTGACGGATGCGACGGTCACGCTGTTCCGCCGCATGGCGCGGCGCGAGCCATTCTGGGCCGCGCATCGCTCGCACTTCTATCAGCGCGCGACCGACAACGGATTCACGGTATGGCGCGTCGTCGGCGAGGTCTTTGCGCTCAACCTCGTGCTGGCGCTGCTCGCATTCGCCTCGGTCGGCCTCAATTCCCTCAGCGCGGACATCGCCCTGCTGCTGGCCGGCGGGCTCGCCGTCGGTTGGCAGCTGCGCCGGTTCTCGCGACGGCTCTGA
- a CDS encoding O-antigen ligase family protein: protein MASQAGAAACPAWRDPARWHTTTDVVAVLIALALPWSTSLVGIFGVVLLIAIAPTVDLRAFWTLLKRPICVAPIALFCLALVGTLWSDAAWGARFYAVGPTAKLLVLPVLLYHFQRSTRGSWVFVAFVVSCTLLMLMSWLVFAYPGLALRAPGPGEQGVFVKNYINQSQEFTLCAVGLSYPVVMLLREKRILPAVLLIAIALSLFANMALVVVSRTAMVTVPIMFAVFALLHLRWRSIILIACATAALSVVAWYASPQLRSTAESFQRDYKLYKERNEPTSMGLRLEFWRKSLGFFAEAPLVGHGTGSTRGLFERVAVGGETQASGGVIGNPHNQTLNVAVQWGILGVAILYAMWLLHLLLFRGDGLANWIGLLVVVQNIFTSLFNSHIFDFHEGWMYVLGVGVAGGMALKGRLGTDMEPEPPAGP from the coding sequence GTGGCATCTCAGGCAGGCGCCGCGGCGTGCCCGGCCTGGCGCGATCCGGCGCGCTGGCACACCACGACCGATGTGGTCGCGGTGCTGATCGCGCTGGCGCTGCCGTGGTCGACCTCGCTGGTCGGCATCTTCGGCGTGGTGCTGTTGATCGCGATTGCGCCGACGGTCGACCTGAGGGCGTTCTGGACGCTGCTGAAGCGACCGATCTGCGTGGCGCCGATCGCGCTGTTCTGTCTCGCGCTGGTCGGCACGCTCTGGTCGGACGCCGCATGGGGCGCGCGATTCTACGCGGTCGGGCCGACGGCCAAGCTGCTGGTGCTTCCGGTGCTGCTCTATCATTTCCAGCGCTCGACGCGCGGGAGCTGGGTGTTCGTGGCCTTCGTCGTATCCTGCACGCTGTTGATGCTGATGTCCTGGCTGGTGTTCGCCTATCCCGGCCTCGCACTGAGGGCGCCTGGTCCCGGGGAACAGGGAGTCTTCGTCAAGAACTACATCAACCAGAGCCAGGAATTCACGCTGTGCGCGGTCGGGCTCTCCTATCCGGTCGTCATGCTGTTGCGGGAAAAACGGATCCTGCCGGCCGTGCTGCTGATCGCGATTGCGCTCAGCCTGTTCGCCAACATGGCGCTGGTGGTGGTGTCGCGGACCGCGATGGTGACGGTTCCGATCATGTTCGCCGTGTTTGCGCTGCTCCATCTGCGCTGGCGCAGCATCATCCTGATCGCCTGCGCGACCGCCGCGTTGTCCGTGGTGGCGTGGTATGCGTCGCCGCAATTGCGCTCGACGGCCGAGTCATTCCAGCGTGACTACAAGCTCTACAAGGAGCGCAACGAACCGACGTCGATGGGTTTGCGGCTGGAATTCTGGCGCAAGTCGCTCGGGTTCTTTGCCGAGGCCCCGCTGGTCGGCCATGGCACCGGCTCGACGCGCGGCCTGTTCGAGCGCGTCGCGGTCGGCGGTGAGACCCAGGCCAGCGGCGGAGTGATCGGCAATCCTCACAATCAAACGTTGAACGTCGCCGTGCAGTGGGGCATTCTGGGCGTCGCGATACTTTACGCCATGTGGCTGTTGCATCTCTTGCTGTTTCGCGGCGACGGTCTCGCCAACTGGATCGGACTCCTCGTTGTGGTGCAGAATATTTTTACTTCGTTGTTTAATTCACACATCTTCGACTTTCACGAAGGCTGGATGTATGTGCTGGGCGTCGGGGTTGCCGGCGGCATGGCGTTGAAGGGGCGATTGGGGACCGATATGGAACCCGAACCTCCCGCCGGTCCATGA
- a CDS encoding glycosyltransferase family 4 protein, with amino-acid sequence MRSSRKVVVVSQHYPPDHSTTAAIMAAIAERIAQEAEVMVVSGMPGSAQASAPGRPLVVEIRNWLPGKAALIKRALAEALFTGRIFFALLSRLQRGDVALTVTAPFALPYAVAAAAWLKGARSALILHDLFPDVLVMAGLLRPTSLVARAMRAINALMFRALNAVIVIGRDAEKLLLRYGGMTPDKIRFIPNWATLTPGNRPVSPDNPFRKAIAARFVVGLSGNLGFTHDPDIVFDAARLLQDETDIHFLLSGWGMGFVRLKEMQATTRLANVTLVDRVADGELDALLSSADVWLIPYRKNVAGVSVPSRFYNLLAAGRPVILVSEPEAEAALTVSENRLGWVVTPERADQLADAVRLASRSQDTAMAERAVATARTFSPERALASYAALVRELLSNRDAERTA; translated from the coding sequence ATGCGCAGTTCTCGAAAAGTCGTCGTCGTCAGCCAGCACTATCCGCCGGACCACAGCACGACCGCCGCGATCATGGCCGCGATCGCCGAGCGGATCGCGCAGGAGGCCGAGGTGATGGTCGTCTCCGGCATGCCGGGCTCGGCGCAGGCGTCCGCGCCCGGGCGCCCCCTGGTCGTCGAGATCAGGAACTGGCTGCCGGGCAAGGCCGCGCTGATCAAGCGCGCACTGGCCGAGGCGCTGTTCACCGGCCGGATCTTTTTTGCGCTGCTGTCGCGGCTGCAGCGCGGCGACGTGGCGCTGACCGTGACCGCGCCCTTCGCGCTGCCCTATGCGGTTGCCGCCGCGGCATGGTTGAAGGGGGCAAGGTCGGCGCTGATCCTGCACGACCTGTTTCCCGACGTGCTGGTGATGGCCGGGCTGCTGCGGCCGACCTCGCTGGTGGCACGGGCGATGCGTGCGATCAACGCGCTGATGTTCCGTGCCTTGAACGCGGTCATCGTGATCGGCCGCGACGCCGAAAAACTGCTGTTGCGGTATGGCGGCATGACGCCTGACAAGATCAGGTTCATTCCGAACTGGGCCACGCTCACTCCGGGCAACCGTCCCGTCAGTCCCGACAATCCGTTTCGCAAGGCCATCGCCGCCCGCTTCGTGGTCGGCCTGTCCGGCAATCTCGGCTTCACCCACGATCCGGACATCGTGTTCGACGCCGCGCGGCTGTTGCAGGACGAGACCGACATCCATTTCCTGCTCTCGGGCTGGGGCATGGGGTTCGTACGGCTGAAGGAAATGCAGGCCACCACGCGGCTCGCCAATGTCACGCTTGTCGACCGCGTCGCCGACGGCGAGCTGGATGCGCTGCTCTCCAGCGCGGACGTCTGGCTCATTCCCTATCGCAAGAACGTCGCCGGGGTGTCGGTCCCTAGCCGGTTCTACAATTTGCTTGCGGCGGGACGGCCTGTCATCCTCGTCTCCGAGCCCGAGGCGGAGGCTGCGCTCACCGTCAGCGAAAACCGGCTCGGCTGGGTCGTGACACCCGAGCGGGCCGATCAACTCGCCGACGCCGTCAGGCTGGCGTCGCGATCGCAGGACACCGCGATGGCCGAGCGCGCCGTCGCGACCGCGCGGACTTTCAGCCCCGAGCGGGCGCTGGCGAGCTATGCTGCGCTGGTTCGGGAACTGCTCTCCAATCGCGATGCGGAGCGGACGGCATGA
- a CDS encoding lysylphosphatidylglycerol synthase transmembrane domain-containing protein → MRRILLSTVKILISAALLYFSLRKVNLYDLASRIQVESLGWLGLAIAVTFLQIFLGVLRWREIGVECGAPLETSQAMRFNVIGTFFNQTLPSSIGGDAVRLWLVARAGAGWRAATYSIFVDRAVGLIALAVVIAATLPWSYRLISDPHGWTALLLLDLAGLAAGFGFLLIGVLPWPWLARWWATHHIHACAVIANRVLFSRAHGLKVATLSIAIHVVTVVIGWCVVKSIAAPVTFGEIFQLLPPVMLITMMPISIAGWGVREATMALAFGYAGLIANEGVNVSLLFGAVTFVVGVFGGLVWILSPEKAAKGAAPIEVPGSQ, encoded by the coding sequence ATGCGCCGAATCCTGCTTTCGACCGTCAAGATCCTGATCTCGGCTGCGCTGCTCTATTTCTCGCTGCGCAAGGTTAATCTGTATGACCTTGCCTCACGCATCCAGGTCGAGAGCCTGGGCTGGCTCGGCCTCGCGATCGCGGTCACGTTCCTGCAGATCTTTCTCGGCGTGCTGCGCTGGCGGGAGATCGGCGTGGAGTGCGGCGCGCCGCTGGAGACCTCCCAGGCGATGCGCTTCAACGTGATCGGCACCTTCTTCAACCAGACGCTTCCGTCCTCGATCGGCGGCGACGCGGTGCGGCTTTGGCTCGTCGCGCGCGCCGGCGCGGGCTGGCGCGCCGCCACCTATTCGATCTTCGTCGACCGCGCAGTCGGGTTGATCGCGCTTGCCGTCGTGATCGCCGCTACCCTGCCCTGGAGCTATCGGCTGATCTCCGATCCCCATGGCTGGACCGCATTGCTGCTGTTGGACCTCGCCGGACTGGCGGCCGGATTTGGCTTCCTGCTGATCGGCGTGTTGCCGTGGCCCTGGCTGGCGCGGTGGTGGGCGACGCATCACATCCATGCCTGCGCCGTGATCGCGAACCGGGTGCTGTTCAGCCGTGCGCATGGATTGAAGGTGGCAACCCTCTCGATCGCCATTCACGTGGTGACCGTCGTGATCGGCTGGTGTGTGGTGAAGTCGATCGCGGCCCCGGTCACCTTCGGAGAGATCTTCCAGCTGCTGCCGCCGGTGATGCTGATCACGATGATGCCGATCTCGATCGCAGGCTGGGGCGTGCGCGAGGCCACGATGGCGCTGGCCTTCGGCTATGCCGGACTGATCGCCAATGAGGGCGTCAACGTCTCGCTGTTGTTCGGCGCGGTGACGTTCGTGGTCGGAGTGTTCGGCGGCCTGGTATGGATCCTGAGCCCGGAAAAGGCCGCCAAGGGCGCCGCGCCGATCGAAGTCCCGGGATCGCAATAG
- a CDS encoding nucleoside-diphosphate sugar epimerase/dehydratase — MTRLSQFTLRNFLIMAHDALATTFALLASFYLRFEGSLLTDRLPHLLYILPWFVLFSVAVSYFSNLTTAKWRFTSLPDAVNILRVAAVLTLALVVLDYVYFFTGASAQSPVFLGRVTIILFFFLEVFALSALRIGYRYFRYSRTRLHARSDNAAPALLVGRTADAEVVLRGIENGAIKRLWPVGVLSPSNADRGQMIRNIPVVGGLDDIEAVIRDFETRQRPIKRVVMMPSAFEPEAHPESVLMRAKRLGLMVSRLPSLEGGDVPRLTNVAVEDLLLRPSQKIDYARLEALVRGKSVIVTGGGGSIGAEICDRVATFGAARLLVVENSEPALYAVTEALLARDTGAEIEGRIADIRDRERITRLMSEFKPDIVFHAAALKHVPILERDWSEGVKTNIFGSVNVADAARAAGASAMVMISTDKAIEPVSMLGLTKRFAEMYCQALDHDLMTEAKGKLHMRLISVRFGNVLASNGSVVPKFKAQIEAGGPITVTHPDMVRYFMTIREACDLVITAATHAVTPARPDVSVYVLNMGQPVKIVDLAERMIRLSGLQPGVDVEIVFSGIRPGERLNEILFASQEPTLEIGVAGVMAAKPNQPPMATLRKWLAALEDAIERDDRVTIHAVLQDAVPEFGSNAA, encoded by the coding sequence ATGACGCGTCTTTCACAATTCACCCTGCGCAACTTCCTGATTATGGCGCATGACGCGCTGGCGACGACGTTTGCGTTGCTGGCGAGCTTTTATCTGCGTTTCGAGGGCAGCCTCCTTACCGACCGCCTGCCGCACCTGTTGTACATTCTGCCCTGGTTCGTGCTGTTCAGCGTTGCGGTCAGCTATTTCTCCAACCTGACCACGGCGAAATGGCGCTTCACCTCGCTGCCGGACGCGGTGAATATCCTGCGGGTCGCGGCGGTGCTGACGCTGGCACTGGTCGTGCTGGATTATGTCTACTTCTTCACGGGCGCGAGCGCGCAAAGTCCGGTGTTCCTCGGCCGGGTCACGATCATCCTGTTCTTCTTCCTTGAAGTGTTCGCGCTGAGCGCGTTGCGGATCGGCTATCGTTATTTCCGCTATTCGCGCACGCGCCTGCATGCCCGGTCCGACAACGCCGCGCCTGCGCTGCTGGTCGGACGCACCGCCGACGCGGAAGTCGTGCTGCGTGGCATCGAGAACGGCGCCATCAAGCGGCTCTGGCCGGTCGGCGTGCTGTCGCCGTCGAACGCGGATCGCGGCCAGATGATCCGCAACATTCCCGTGGTCGGCGGCCTCGATGACATCGAGGCCGTGATTCGCGATTTCGAGACCCGCCAGCGGCCGATCAAGCGCGTGGTCATGATGCCCTCGGCGTTCGAGCCGGAGGCGCACCCTGAAAGCGTGCTGATGCGCGCCAAGCGGCTCGGCCTGATGGTCAGCCGCCTGCCGTCGCTGGAAGGCGGCGATGTGCCGCGGCTCACCAATGTCGCGGTCGAGGACCTGCTGCTGCGGCCGAGCCAGAAGATCGACTACGCGCGGCTCGAGGCGCTGGTACGGGGCAAGTCCGTGATCGTGACCGGCGGCGGCGGCTCGATCGGCGCGGAAATCTGCGACCGGGTCGCGACCTTCGGCGCGGCGCGCCTCTTGGTCGTGGAGAATTCCGAGCCGGCGCTCTATGCGGTCACCGAGGCGCTGTTGGCGCGCGACACCGGCGCCGAGATCGAGGGCCGGATCGCCGACATCAGGGATCGCGAACGCATCACGCGCCTGATGAGCGAGTTCAAGCCCGACATCGTGTTCCATGCCGCGGCGCTCAAGCATGTGCCGATCCTGGAGCGCGACTGGAGCGAGGGGGTCAAGACCAACATCTTCGGTTCTGTCAACGTGGCCGACGCTGCGCGCGCTGCGGGCGCCAGCGCGATGGTGATGATCTCGACCGACAAGGCGATCGAGCCGGTATCGATGCTGGGCCTGACCAAGCGTTTTGCCGAGATGTATTGTCAGGCGCTGGACCACGACCTGATGACCGAGGCGAAGGGCAAGCTGCACATGCGGTTGATCTCGGTGCGGTTCGGCAACGTGCTGGCGTCCAACGGGTCGGTGGTGCCGAAGTTCAAGGCGCAGATCGAGGCCGGCGGACCGATCACGGTCACCCATCCCGACATGGTTCGCTATTTCATGACGATCCGCGAGGCCTGCGATCTCGTGATCACCGCGGCGACGCACGCGGTGACGCCGGCGCGGCCCGACGTCTCGGTCTATGTGCTGAACATGGGACAGCCGGTGAAGATCGTCGATCTCGCCGAGCGGATGATCCGTCTGTCGGGCCTGCAGCCCGGCGTCGACGTCGAGATCGTGTTCAGCGGCATCCGTCCCGGCGAGCGGCTGAACGAGATCCTGTTCGCCAGCCAGGAGCCGACGCTCGAGATCGGCGTCGCCGGCGTCATGGCGGCCAAGCCGAACCAGCCCCCGATGGCGACGCTGCGCAAGTGGCTCGCGGCACTGGAGGATGCGATCGAGAGAGATGACCGCGTGACCATCCACGCCGTGCTTCAGGATGCCGTGCCCGAGTTCGGATCGAATGCCGCCTGA
- a CDS encoding mannose-1-phosphate guanylyltransferase/mannose-6-phosphate isomerase: MDRRIIPLIMCGGAGTRLWPASREVHPKQFLSLFGARSTFQETLLRVSDASVFERPIVITNEAYRFMVLEQLAEIGREADVLLEPMRRDSGPAIAAGAVFAQSRDGEAIVLALAADHLVRDTQAFVAACRGGLVAAEAGRIVTFGVKPERPATEYGYISPGEVVAGEVRAVAKFVEKPDAATAAGYIDAGYLWNSGNFMFRAGVLLDEYRNVDADSVASVELSVASAARDLGFVKLDAQAFGTAKAISIDYAVMEKTSHAAVVPVACGWSDIGSWRQVWELSDKDSLGNAARGTAVFEDSRNCNVTTDRALVALEGVDDLVVVATQDAVLVSRQKDANGLKRLVAKLKVAAPEVTENHIKVHRPWGSYQSVDNGDRHQVKRIIVRPGGRLSLQKHHHRSEHWIVVRGTAQVTVNELIKTVHENESIYIPIGAVHRLENPGKIQLELIEVQTGSYLGEDDIIRIEDDYQRT; the protein is encoded by the coding sequence ATGGATCGACGAATTATTCCCCTGATCATGTGCGGTGGCGCGGGCACCCGGCTGTGGCCGGCGTCGCGCGAGGTGCATCCGAAGCAGTTCCTGTCGCTGTTCGGGGCCCGCTCGACCTTCCAGGAGACGCTGCTGCGGGTCTCGGACGCCAGCGTGTTCGAGCGGCCGATCGTGATCACCAACGAGGCCTATCGCTTTATGGTGCTGGAGCAACTGGCCGAGATCGGCCGCGAGGCCGATGTGCTGCTGGAGCCGATGCGCCGGGACTCAGGCCCTGCCATTGCGGCCGGTGCGGTGTTCGCGCAGAGCCGTGACGGCGAGGCGATCGTGCTGGCGCTCGCCGCCGACCATCTGGTGCGGGATACCCAGGCCTTTGTCGCCGCGTGCCGCGGCGGACTGGTTGCCGCGGAAGCCGGCCGCATCGTGACATTCGGCGTCAAGCCGGAACGGCCCGCCACCGAATACGGCTACATCAGCCCAGGCGAGGTGGTCGCCGGCGAGGTGCGCGCGGTGGCGAAATTCGTCGAGAAGCCGGATGCCGCGACGGCGGCGGGCTATATCGATGCGGGCTATCTCTGGAACAGCGGCAACTTCATGTTCCGTGCCGGCGTGCTGCTCGACGAGTATCGCAATGTCGATGCCGACAGCGTTGCCTCGGTGGAGCTGTCGGTTGCATCGGCGGCGCGCGATCTCGGCTTCGTCAAGCTCGATGCGCAGGCCTTCGGTACGGCAAAGGCGATCTCGATCGACTATGCCGTCATGGAGAAGACATCGCATGCTGCGGTGGTGCCGGTGGCGTGCGGCTGGTCCGACATCGGCTCGTGGCGCCAGGTCTGGGAGCTGTCCGACAAGGACAGCCTGGGCAATGCCGCGCGCGGCACCGCCGTGTTCGAGGACTCCCGCAACTGCAACGTCACGACCGACCGGGCGCTGGTCGCGCTCGAAGGCGTCGACGATCTCGTCGTGGTCGCGACCCAGGACGCCGTGCTGGTGTCGCGCCAGAAGGACGCCAACGGGCTGAAGCGGCTGGTCGCAAAGCTGAAGGTTGCGGCGCCCGAGGTGACCGAGAACCACATCAAGGTGCATCGCCCCTGGGGCTCCTATCAGTCGGTCGACAATGGCGACCGCCACCAGGTCAAGCGCATCATCGTCCGCCCGGGCGGGCGGCTCTCCTTGCAAAAGCACCATCACCGCTCCGAGCACTGGATCGTGGTGCGCGGCACCGCGCAGGTCACCGTCAACGAGCTAATCAAGACGGTGCATGAGAACGAATCGATCTACATCCCGATCGGCGCGGTGCATCGGCTGGAGAACCCCGGCAAGATTCAGCTCGAGCTGATCGAGGTGCAGACCGGCAGCTATCTCGGCGAGGACGACATCATCCGCATCGAGGACGACTATCAGCGCACCTGA
- a CDS encoding Gfo/Idh/MocA family protein has product MNAKVSAAGAKADIGRVLRVGVIGAGVMGSNHARVLAGLPGVMLVGIVDPLPEHRTRAIDLVGCRAFESLDQLLAEGVDAVTIAAPTHLHHEIALACIARNIHIMVEKPVASTVEEGREIVAAAEKAGVTLMVGHVERFNPAVAAIKQAISGEDILSIGITRVGPFPPRMSNVGVVIDLAVHDIDLIRWFTESDIVEVQPQLSSAVAEREDIALLQFRTASGVLAHINTNWLTPFKARNVTVATRGKYVMGDLLTRQVTECFGFKPDGSYSMRHLPVGHDEPLRAELIAFLDAVRSGKVPAVSGDEGVASLEIAIRCLESPARPAASTLRKGPRRIAG; this is encoded by the coding sequence ATGAATGCAAAAGTGTCCGCAGCCGGCGCGAAGGCCGATATCGGCCGCGTATTGCGCGTCGGCGTGATCGGCGCCGGCGTGATGGGCAGCAACCATGCCCGCGTGCTGGCCGGACTGCCCGGCGTCATGCTGGTCGGCATCGTCGATCCGCTGCCCGAACACCGCACGCGCGCCATCGACCTGGTCGGCTGCCGCGCCTTCGAGAGCCTCGATCAACTGCTCGCCGAGGGCGTCGATGCGGTGACGATCGCAGCGCCCACCCATCTGCATCACGAGATCGCGCTCGCCTGCATCGCGCGCAACATCCATATCATGGTCGAGAAGCCGGTCGCGTCCACGGTCGAGGAGGGGCGCGAGATCGTCGCCGCCGCCGAGAAGGCCGGCGTCACGCTGATGGTCGGCCATGTCGAGCGTTTCAATCCGGCGGTCGCCGCGATCAAGCAGGCGATCTCGGGCGAGGACATCCTGTCGATCGGCATCACCCGGGTCGGCCCGTTCCCGCCGCGGATGTCCAATGTCGGCGTCGTGATCGATCTCGCCGTGCACGACATCGACCTGATCCGCTGGTTCACCGAGTCCGACATCGTCGAGGTGCAGCCGCAGCTCTCGAGCGCGGTCGCCGAGCGCGAGGACATCGCGCTGCTGCAATTCCGCACGGCCTCCGGCGTGCTCGCCCACATCAACACCAACTGGCTGACGCCGTTCAAGGCGCGCAACGTGACGGTGGCGACGCGCGGCAAATATGTGATGGGCGACCTGCTGACGCGCCAGGTCACCGAATGTTTCGGCTTCAAGCCGGACGGCAGCTATTCGATGCGTCATCTGCCGGTCGGTCACGACGAGCCGTTGCGCGCCGAGCTGATCGCCTTCCTCGATGCCGTGCGCAGCGGCAAGGTGCCGGCGGTGTCCGGCGACGAGGGCGTGGCGAGCCTCGAGATCGCGATCCGCTGCCTGGAATCGCCCGCGCGGCCTGCGGCCTCGACGCTGCGCAAGGGGCCGCGCCGCATCGCCGGCTGA
- a CDS encoding NAD-dependent epimerase/dehydratase family protein, which produces MKDGRRTVLVTGASGFVGRHVVPVLARNGWLVRRAVRTPPQDANDVAIGSLSPATDWRAALDGVDAVVHLAARVHQQSDEQAIELYRNVNIEGTLHLARSAAAAGVRDFIFVSTILVHGRSNYGRPPYREDDVLTPRGLYGNSKAAAEVGLKEIVPGSGMRVTVIRPPLIYGAGAKGNFDLLKRAVMNRMPLPLAYVKNRRAFLSAENLASFILHRLLQPGHDFEVFLVADREQVSTREFVERLARAAQTSPRLFWLPQPLLKVLLGISGRKEAYDSLFASLELDLSKVASTGWQQPISLDEGLRRALSRTDI; this is translated from the coding sequence ATGAAGGATGGTCGGCGGACGGTTCTGGTGACGGGCGCGAGCGGCTTCGTCGGTCGCCATGTGGTGCCGGTGCTGGCGCGCAACGGCTGGCTGGTGCGGCGCGCGGTGCGGACCCCGCCGCAGGATGCAAACGACGTGGCGATCGGCTCGCTCAGCCCGGCCACCGATTGGCGCGCCGCGCTCGATGGCGTCGACGCCGTGGTTCATCTTGCGGCCCGCGTTCACCAGCAGTCCGACGAACAGGCGATCGAGCTCTACCGCAACGTCAACATCGAGGGCACGCTGCATCTGGCGCGTTCGGCGGCCGCTGCCGGCGTCCGGGATTTCATTTTCGTCAGCACGATCCTGGTGCATGGGCGCAGCAATTACGGGCGTCCGCCGTATCGCGAGGACGATGTCCTGACGCCGCGCGGTCTTTACGGAAACTCGAAGGCGGCCGCCGAGGTCGGCTTGAAGGAAATCGTGCCGGGCAGCGGCATGCGGGTCACCGTGATCAGGCCGCCGCTGATCTACGGCGCCGGCGCGAAGGGAAACTTCGACCTGCTCAAGCGCGCGGTGATGAATCGCATGCCGCTGCCGCTCGCTTATGTGAAGAATCGCCGCGCGTTCCTGTCGGCGGAAAACCTGGCGTCGTTCATCCTGCATCGGTTGTTGCAACCGGGACATGATTTCGAGGTGTTCCTGGTGGCTGACCGCGAGCAGGTTTCGACGCGGGAGTTCGTCGAGCGCCTTGCCCGCGCGGCGCAAACCTCGCCGCGCCTGTTCTGGCTGCCGCAGCCGCTGTTGAAGGTGCTGCTCGGGATCAGCGGCCGCAAGGAAGCCTATGACAGCTTGTTCGCCTCGCTCGAACTCGATCTCTCCAAGGTCGCGAGCACCGGATGGCAGCAGCCGATCAGCCTCGACGAGGGGCTGCGGCGCGCGCTGAGCCGGACCGATATCTGA